A stretch of Triticum aestivum cultivar Chinese Spring chromosome 1D, IWGSC CS RefSeq v2.1, whole genome shotgun sequence DNA encodes these proteins:
- the LOC123183296 gene encoding uncharacterized protein, with the protein MTRGSQRERDRERAAARKPNSKNGGDGLTPEQRRERDKKALEEKNAKKAAQASGSTSTDAKGKDGKK; encoded by the exons AGCGCGACCGCGAGCGCGCGGCGGCGCGGAAGCCCAACTCCAAGAACGGCGGCGACGGCCTCACCCCGGAGCAGCGCCGCGAGAG GGACAAGAAGGCGCTGGAGGAGAAGAACGCCAAGAAGGCGGCGCAGGCCTCCGGGAGCACCTCCACGGACGCCAAGGGCAAGGACGGCAAGAAGTAG